From the genome of Alicyclobacillus sp. SO9:
TAGGTGCCATGATTGACCACATGCCCGATAATCTCCCGATAGCTCGCTTTGAGCGTGCCATATGTCGGATGAGGGTACTCCGATACCGTATCCAAATTTTGATGCTCTCTGAGAAATGCTGCGTACTCTTCTGCTGTCTCCGCGAACTCAGACTCCATCTGCGGGAGGTCAGCTTTTTCAATGGTCTGTTGCCATAGCGGCAATGAAGTGTTAATTTCCGCAAAATCACCTTTTAGTGCTGTGAGCCAAACGTGATCGACGATGTAGATGTGAGCCAGAGCATCGTGGATGGTCGGGAAGACACTCTGCAGTCGCCTTGTCGCTGTATTTGCAGGCAGGGTTCTAAGGTGACGGAAGACCTCATTGTTTGCCCAAACATGGTAGTGGTACAGGTCTCTTGTATTGTCGGCTGAATGACTCATTTTTCCATCCTCCTTCTTTCTCTCCAATCAAAGGAGGCTCCGTGTACGCCGTGAACCCGGGTTGCATAAGCAAGTCTGCCTCCCCCTCATTGGTGATCCAAGGATAGCATGGCTTCACTGACAGGTACGGTCAGTAGATTGTTGATAATAGTCGGCCAGTTGCTGTGCCAAGTTGGCGATGCGGTGCCTTAAGGATGCCGGTTCTGCAATGAAGATGGACTTGCCAAAAGCGAGAAGGATGTGAGGAATGTAAGCGTGAAGGGATTGTTCTTCGACGACAAAGACGGCTTTCTTGGACCATCGAGATACCATACGGGGCTTCAGAAACCAATGGCGTGAGAGGTCGGCGATTGCATCGGTCTCACCAGTGAGTACCATGCGCACGAGTTGTTCCGACGTTTGTATTTGCAGTTGTTGTTCCGCGAAGAAATCCGTTATTGAGAAGCCATCTGGACGGACAAAACGATTAGAAGACAGGGCATACTTTTGGATTCTGTCCACGCGGAAGATGCGAATTTCCGTGCGCAGATGGCAAAACGCAATGAGATACCACCTGTCGCGCCAGTGGATCATTCCGTATGGATCGATGTTCCGGTGTGTAT
Proteins encoded in this window:
- a CDS encoding DinB family protein; its protein translation is MSHSADNTRDLYHYHVWANNEVFRHLRTLPANTATRRLQSVFPTIHDALAHIYIVDHVWLTALKGDFAEINTSLPLWQQTIEKADLPQMESEFAETAEEYAAFLREHQNLDTVSEYPHPTYGTLKASYREIIGHVVNHGTYHRGNVTAMLRQLGHRGTPTDYVMYLYTAKSPIPTKQRSSDSR